A stretch of Lactuca sativa cultivar Salinas chromosome 6, Lsat_Salinas_v11, whole genome shotgun sequence DNA encodes these proteins:
- the LOC111901508 gene encoding uncharacterized protein LOC111901508: MSFSSIQKCAAALRYLGYDWFSACVYEVFHEEYLRKPTQRDIERLYSAHEERHGFPGMLGSLDCTHVAWEKCPTAWRGQFTREDIGEPTIILEAVASQDLWIWHAFFGVAGSNNDLNVLGQSPLFNDIWTGKAPDMMFTVNGHAYKYGYYLGDGIYPNYSTLMKAYSVPRSEKAKLFTKKQESARKDIERAFGVLKQT, translated from the exons ATGAGTTTTAGTAGTATACAAAAATGTGCGGCTGCTCTTAGGTATTTGGGATACG ATTGGTTTTCTGCATGTGTTTATGAGGTTTTTCACGAAGAATATTTGCGTAAACCTACTCAACGTGATATTGAGAGATTATATTCGGCTCATGAAGAGAGGCATGGATTTCCCGGTATGCTTGGCAGTCTAGATTGTACGCATGTGGCTTGGGAAAAATGTCCAACTGCATGGCGTGGTCAGTTCACTCGAGAAGATATAGGTGAACCAACTATCATCCTAGAAGCTGTTGCATCTCAAGATTTGTGGATATGGCATGCCTTTTTTGGAGTAGCGGGGTCTAACAACGACCTTAATGTTCTTGGTCAGTCTCCACTTTTCAACGATATTTGGACCGGCAAAGCACCTGATATGATGTTCACGGTAAACGGGCACGCGTACAAATATGGTTACTACCTTGGTGATGGGATATACCCGAATTATTCTACATTGATGAAGGCATACTCAGTTCCTCGAAGTGAAAAAGCAAAATTGTTTACAAAAAAACAGGAATCAGCGAGAAAGGATATCGAGAGGGCATTTGGAGTCCTTAAGCAAACATGA